From Arctopsyche grandis isolate Sample6627 chromosome 12, ASM5162203v2, whole genome shotgun sequence, one genomic window encodes:
- the RpL5 gene encoding ribosomal protein L5 produces the protein MGFVKVVKNKQYFKRYQVKFKRRREGKTDYYARKRLTVQDKNKYNTPKYRMIVRLSNKDITCQMAFSRIDGDRIICAAYSHELPKYGVKVGLTNYAAAYCTGLLLARRLLTKLGLAKLYPGTDEVTGGEYNVEGVENGPGAFRCHLDVGLARTTTGARVFGALKGAADGGLNIPHSTKRFPGYDSESKSFNADVHRSHIFGQHVADYMKALEGDDEEAFKRQFSKYIKLGVISDSIEEMYKKAHASIRSNPAREKTEKVKPEGVKQKRWNKAKFTLAQRKDRVGQKKAAFLKTLQAVAAEA, from the exons ATG GGGTTCGTTAAAGTTGTGAAGAATAAGCAGTACTTTAAGCGGTACCAAGTTAAGTTCAAGAGGCGTAGGGAAGGTAAAACCGACTACTATGCCCGTAAACGGTTAACAGTCCAGGATAAAAATAAGTACAATACTCCTAAGTACAGGATGATCGTGAGATTATCCAACAAGGACATCACCTGCCAAATGGCATTTTCACGCATCGACGGCGATCGCATCATTTGCGCTGCGTACTCCCATGAGCTCCCTAAATATGGAGTCAag GTTGGGCTCACAAATTACGCGGCTGCTTACTGCACCGGTCTTTTGTTGGCGAGACGTCTTTTGACCAAGCTCGGCCTTGCCAAGTTGTACCCCGGAACTGATGAGGTTACCGGAGGAGAGTACAACGTTGAAGGTGTTGAAAATGGACCAGGTGCTTTCAG ATGTCATTTGGATGTCGGTTTAGCGAGAACAACAACCGGTGCTCGAGTGTTCGGAGCCCTGAAAGGAGCTGCCGATGGTGGCCTCAATATTCCCCATTCAACCAAACGATTCCCAGGATATGATTCTGAAAGCAAAAGCTTCAACGCTGATGTGCACAG ATCGCATATTTTCGGACAGCATGTTGCCGACTACATGAAAGCATTGGAAGGTGATGATGAAGAGGCTTTTAAGAGACAGTTTAGTAAATACATTAAACTGGGTGTCATCTCCGATTCG ATCGAAGAAATGTACAAGAAGGCACATGCTTCGATACGCTCCAACCCTGCTCGCGAGAAGACTGAGAAGGTGAAACCTGAAGGTGTGAAACAAAAGAGATGGAACAAGGCCAAATTCACACTCGCCCAACGCAAAGACAGAGTTGGCCAAAAGAAAGCAGCCTTCCTCAAGACATTACAAGCTGTTGCAGCTGAAGCTTAA
- the LOC143919675 gene encoding protein-associating with the carboxyl-terminal domain of ezrin, whose amino-acid sequence MGGESSRSMGGQLPVQLQLPAKPLEQRGVFAHFRGRLPEAPPPHETLSVFRAEPPPPDGAPPLDKCAQNLMKYRHPCILKYIWHWQQRGIYFLATESVQSLIQVVNSQDSLQICVGLHQIAQALDFIHSKASHSHNNIGIDSIYVTSDGSWKLSGLEFLHPFPEMNYSYIKKFTKYRCHTAIDENEESLDDLTKIDQFAFCNLVNDVFKGRNEDDVPHYKLFKKFCKQELQNPIASQRPSFFNILQHEFFNHEFISIHKFLTSLPLKTEIEKKAFFSNLLEKLRMFNEKTIATQLAVPLLSRLVLLDLTAREKLLPYILIPKDNESSSNQGLFSLKIFKQHITPQLIRMFKVRDTQVRLLLLKHFSGYITTFDEHDLTTYILPDLLLGIKDIDDTLVSMTLYCLADLIPILGASTVISAKRCKLFTDGRPLLYEKVESVSVSHKKEDKTELPITTNKILSNIINLDRSKSLENSVNIDNINSETNNLIKEENSFGSRESIEIETNLFLHERPSPDGGEDLDSEIIQNPVEDHIEDSDENWSDWEANENKGNSTVIDETVISNNHEEMDSFSNTNLDVSFENSVSPNIEIKKSDYTDNSKELQIANSNYPINDTLFLQKAAMDAKLKKIADISELDIKNQKYTAKTNKLSQKDEFDFFTDMEPVIEKASTLTVKDTSNELIDSALVNNTNHESGQISSKLNFTPVDSDQSKVDNSAWGDIDWDED is encoded by the exons aatttaatgaaatatcgCCATCcttgtatattgaaatatatttggCATTGGCAACAACGAGGAATATATTTCCTTGCTACTGAATCGGTCCAATCGCTCATACAAGTCGTGAATTCTCAAGATTCATTACAAATATGTGTGGGCCTTCATCAAATTGCCCAAGCGCTTGATTTCATTCATAGTAAA GCATCCCATTCACATAATAATATCGGAATTGATTCTATATATGTAACCTCCGATGGTTCGTGGAAACTAAGTGGACTAGAGTTTCTTCATCCATTTCCTGAAATGAATtattcttatataaaaaaattcaccaaATATAG atgtcACACAGCAATTGATGAAAACGAAGAATCGTTGGATGATCTTACTAAAATAGATCAGTTCGCATTTTGTAATTTAGTGAATGATGTATTCAAAGGAAGAAAtgaag aCGATGTCCctcattataaattatttaaaaaattttgcaaGCAAGAACTTCAAAATCCAATTGCTAGTCAAAGAcctagtttttttaatatattacaacacGAATTTTTCAATCATGAATTTATTTCCATTCATAAATTTCTTACTTCTTTGCCACTAAAAaccgaaattgaaaaaaaggcTTTCTTCTCAAATCTTCTTGAAAAGCTAAGAATGTTTAATGAAAAGACTATTGCCACACAATTGGCAGTCCCATTACTCTCCAGACTTGTCTTATTAGATTTGACTGCCAGAGAAAAATTATTGCCttatattttaattccaaaag ATAATGAATCATCCTCAAATCAAGGACTATTTTCcttgaaaatattcaaacaaCATATCACACCCCAACTTATAAGAATGTTTAAAGTTAGAGATACTCAG GTTCGATTATTGCTTCTCAAACATTTCAGTGGATATATCACGACGTTTGATGAACATGacttaactacatatattttaccagAT CTTCTTTTGGGGATTAAAGATATAGATGACACTTTGGTTTCCATGACACTATATTGTTTAGCTGATTTAATACCCATACTAGGAGCTTCTACGGTAATAAGTGCAAAACGCTGTAAATTATTCACAGATGGTAGACCCTTACTTTATGAAAAAGTTGAAAGTGTGTCAGTTTCACATAAAAAAGAGGACAAAACCGAACTTCCAATTACCACAAATAAGATATTAAGTAACATTATTAATCTTGATAGAAGTAAATCTTTAGAAAATTCTGTTAACATTGATAACATAAATTCTGAaacaaataatttgataaaagaAGAAAATTCATTTGGAAGTAGGGAATCAATAGAAATTGAAACAAATCTTTTCTTGCATGAACGTCCATCTCCTGACGGTGGAGAAGATTTAGACAGTGAAATAATCCAGAATCCTGTTGAAGACCATATAGAAGATAGTGATGAAAATTGGAGTGATTGGGAGGCAAATGAAAACAAAGGTAACAGCACAGTCATAGATGAAACAGTTATCTcgaataatcatgaagaaatggacAGTTTTTCAAATACTAACTTGGACGTGTCTTTTGAAAATAGTGTCAGTCCAaatatagaaattaaaaaaagtgattaTACAGATAATTCAAAAGAATTACAAATAGCAAATTCCAACTATCCAATAAATGATACACTATTTCTTCAAAAAGCTGCAATGGatgcgaaattaaaaaaaatagcagatATTTCAGAACtggatataaaaaatcaaaaatatactgCTAAAACCAACAAATTGTCCCAAAAagatgaatttgatttttttactgacATGGAACCAGTTATTGAAAAAGCTAGTACATTGACTGTTAAAGATACgtcaaatgaattaatcgatagTGCCCTAGTGAACAATACCAACCATGAATCTGGACAGATAAGCTCCAAATTGAATTTTACTCCTGTGGATAGTGATCAATCCAAAGTTGATAACAGTGCATGGGGTGATATCGATTGGGATGAAGACTGA